DNA sequence from the Gadus morhua chromosome 21, gadMor3.0, whole genome shotgun sequence genome:
GGTCGACAGTGGCTTCTCCAACATGCCCCGAGCAGGCTCTGCTGATCCTTTGAGTCTGAAAGGCTCTCTACATGGTGCATCCTTTCTAGTCTTTAGAAGtatagggagtgagagagagcgatacaGAGACATAGCGAGAGATTGACCgagagaggtgggagaaggggtagaggaagatggagagacagagagagagaaagtaaggggagagagagatgacagagATGTGTATTTATAGAGAgcaaggtgaggggagaggaagacaggGAGAACGGGGAACAgagttatagagagagagggtttatAGAGACTGAGAGATAGAAATAGAGTTgatagagagatatatagagagaatagagatagatagaaagagagacaggtacaAATGCTTTGAAATCTTCTTTGTGGAATAGCATCTggaaggcatgtgtgtgtgtgggcggggggtgATAATTTGTGTTACCCATCTTGAAATGCTCTGTGGGAGTGTTAGCGGTGTCGATAACACTCCCCCGTTGCTTGTACGATTCTcagttttgcgtgtgtgcatgtttgtgcgtacTAGTAAAGCATGGGTTTGATGCAGTGAGTAACATTTGAGTGTGCCACTACATCAAGTGTTTCACCTTTTGCTAAATTGTGAATTTTTTTCTGAAGTTACCAAATGATACATCAGTAGAAATGCACTGACTTCCATTGGCTGTGAAACATCCAACCAGATGGCATACAATCTAAGAAATAATCCACTATAATAAGAAATACACCTCACTCATTTATTATAGTTAGCACAGGTAAGTGTTATTGAAAGCAAGGCTTTCAATAACAAAGCCATGCTACCATAGGTGATGGAACTGAATGCAGACTTCTGCATACAGTTCCACCACCTAGCTAGTGTTGAGAACCAATATTGTTTCTAGGTGATTAAGGCCTATAGTAGGGTTTTGATCGAGATTAAGGTTGCTTCCAGTGTggcacacccaaacacaggaAAGAGGCAGGCAGGAGAAAGTCGGAAATACAGAAAACTCTGACAGTACTCAGCAAACAGGTTGCAGTATTGACAACGCAGGGCAAGCACTGGCCTACTGTCGCTGCCTCAATGATGCACAGGTGTGTCTCGTTAATTTAAATGGGGCTAGCTGACAGAATCTAGTGGCTCTAGTAACTTGGACACATGCAAACAATGTCCTCTCGCGTCTTTTCAAAAGCAAAACCAGGGAGGCAGACTATTGCAACAGAGTTGAGGTGCGGGATGTGGTGATCTATTGACCCGTGAGATGAATCTCTCTCATTCTAACGCAGTGCAAAAAGGACGAATGGAGAGAAATAACTGcatgcaggttttttttttgtttttttttctggcaCGTCATTAGTGAGCGAGAGGGTTGACTATAGTTCGCCATGACATTTAACAGTAGCCATGGAAATGTCACTGAATGCCACTCTTCACCTCTGGATATAATGGTGACTGTACAGTATGAAGccattgatccccccccccccccgtccgcaCCGTTCGCCCGCCCCATCCTCCCAAATAGCAGACACTTTCCTCAATTTGTGTCTATTTCttctgttgcattgtgggagaaTAGACGGACCGTTCGTCTCTCTGATTGTAATTTGGCATGAAGGACATTTTCTTCTAGTCCGTGGGTCCGTCTCTGTCCTTGGCGCTCATGTGCGTcacactgtgcgtgtgtttgtgtgtgtgtctgtgtgtgcgtgcgtttgtgtctgtgtgtgcgtgggattTGCTTTTGTTTGGTCTTTTGGTTCAGACTGCCTGCGCAGTGTGCTAGTCTTCTCCATTCCCTCAGGGCATTCCACTTCTCCCAAAAATGTTCTCTCATGGATGTGTAAACATTGTAAAAAAGGAAAGAACTACCTTGAAATAGAGAAGATATATTTCTCAGATCTGGGTGACAAAGTTCATACTACACAATGAGCTTACGCGGTAGATGTGGATTTTAACCGGCACTGTGGTGATGTCAGAGGCGAACTGGAAGATGTGGGGAGGCAATTTGAACCCATTTCAGTGTGGAGTACCTTTTCCACTGTGTAGAGAGAACTCTGCTTGTCGTTCTAGGTTAGCTAATGGAGCTATCAAACTAAATACACACCTGTCAACTTTGCCAACAAGAGAGTGAAAGTTGGCTAGTATTAAAATATGTGCCATGTATCCTAAACCCTTTGCACCTTTTAAATTGCAAAGTATAGCATACTCATATTGTACGCTTTTTCATGCTTACCATACatgtatgaatgtataaatGAAGTGGTTTAATTTAGTTTGCCTTTCTGTCACTTTCTGCAGAGGCTAACTGCAGCCCTCCATCAACAACAACTGGAAATACAGTTTGGAGAAAAGGCTCACTCTAGCTATATAATGCTCATTACTATCATGACATGTTATTTTTGAATAATAACAAAGTTTGTGTGTTattaaatgagtgtgtgtgtgtgagtgtctgattTCTGAATGTGCAGTGAAAGTCATCTACAAACCTAGTTTCAGTGATATGTGTATCGTTATTGACGTATTTATTTGGCCATTTTCCGCAGACCGTATTCTGTTTTGCGGCAACACGCGTGAAACCTTTGATGATTACAATCTTAATTAGCGTCATCACAGCGCTAAGCCGCATATCACATTATGCCCCAGTGGCGCGGAATGAGTACAATGTCTATGAGGAATGGAGTCGCCTCTGATTGCAAACTACAATTAGCAACATTGGAGCTGTGTGTTTTAATTAGCCTCTGAACCTTTCTGCCATTCTCTAACCTCAGGGCGAAAGATACGTCCCCATACAACACCGTGATTAGAATGACGGGTCTCTGACCACATTTCTTTGACAAAGAATGCATACTAAACTTTCCTTATCTTCTTACACCTATTTTTTATTTGCCCTCCGCAGGTACATTCGCACCATGTACCTCGGCATACAAAGCCACCGGCAGAAGGAGAACCAGAGGCGCTTCTACTGGGCCATGATGTACGAATATGCAGACGTCAACATGCTTCGGCTGCTGGAGACCTTCCTGGAGAGCGCTCCTCAGCTGGTTCTGCAGCTCTGCATCATGATCCAGAGCAACAAGGCTGAGCGTCTGCAGTGTAAGGCGTCCTCCAGGGCTCCATGCCGGGCCCACTCCATGTCCGGGGTTGTCCAGTGTTTGGTTTCCATGTCAAGCCACGTTAtttgatatttctgttcattCATGCAGTTATAGTACTAAGTATTACGTCTATTTAATCAACCATACGTTGTTGGATTTTCTGCGTTTCATTAGCTGAATGATTGTTTGTCTTTTCGTTCTTGCCGTAATTATGCAAATTCCAGAGACTACAATATCTGTGCAATTTCTCCCCAATCAAGTGAGGGAGGACCACAAAGAAAACATAATAAACAATGTGCTAGTGTGCTCCACTGAATGTCCCAGTGCTCTCTCCAACTGTTCCCTGTCTCCCATCTCCAGGTGTATGTGCCGTgtcctccctcctgtccctgGCCTGGGTGCTGGCCTCCTACCACAAGCTGCTCCGAGACTCCCGGGACGACCAGAAGAGCATGAGCTACCGCGGTGCCCTGGTGCACCTCTTCTGGCGCCTCTTTACCATCTCCTCGCGGGTGCTGTCCTTTGCCCTGTTCGCCTCGGTGTTCCACATCTACTTTGGGATCTTCGTCGTGGTCCACTGGTGCGCTATGGCCTTCTGGGTGGTGCACGGCGGCACCCACTTCTGTATGTCCAAGTGGGAGGAGGTGCTGTTCAACATGGTGGTGGCCGTGGTCTACgtcttctgctggttcaacgtGCGCGAGGGACGGACGCGGCTCCGCATGGTGGCCTACTACACGCTGGTGCTGCTGGAGAATGCCGTGCTCAGCACCCTGTGGTACGCGTACCGCGACCCCACCACCACTGACGCCTACGCCTCCTCCGCCCTCTGCGGCGTCTTCCTGTGCTTCGCCTCGGGCGTGGCCTGCATGGTCCTCTACTACGGGGTGCTGCACCCCATGGGCCCACGGCTGAGGGTGCTGGCCAGCTCCTGCTGCGCTGAGCTGCTGTGGGGGCTGCCCTTGCCCCCCGAGGCCGAGCCCATGGCGCCCACCCCGGGGCCGCGCCACGGGTCCCAGGCCACGCCCACACGGGGCCTGGCGGGGGAGTACTCCGAGTCGGACGAGTCGGCCGCCGACACCTGTCTGCCGGTGTTCCAGGTGAGGTCCACGGAGCCAGTGGACGCGGCCGGCCGGCCCATCCAGCTGGAGGGGCCCCTCATCAAGATAGACATGCCCAGGAAGAGGTACCCGGCCTGGGATGCGCACTTTGTGGATCGCCGCCTGCGCAGGACCATAAATGTGCTGCAGTACATAAGCCCCAATGCGGTGGGCATCAGGTATAGGGACGGCCCACTACTGTATGAACTCCTGCAGTACGAGTCGTCTCTCTGAAGGcattctgtctctcactctctgtctctccaacaGCGCGCTCAACCAtgtggtcagacacacacacacacacacacacacacacacacacacacacacacacacacacacacctgggtcaACTTCTTTACCtctgctctctgtttctctctctctctgtgtctcgctctctttgtctccctctctctgtccctctctctctgtgtgtctctgtccctctctctctctgtctctctccgtctctctctctctgtttctctctgtctttcaacTGGAcattctctctccatttccttCAGGATCCttcaaaaaatatattgaaCAACAGTTAGGAACAAGCAGAAATGGTTTAttttacagggggggggggataatgtAAACATAGAAAAAGATTACCAAGAGAGTCTATTTAAAGAGTTATACACTGACAAAAGTCTAATATAAACCCCTAGATTCCTAGAGGGGGGATGTGTGCGTATGAGTGTGTACATACAGTATGAATGTTTCATTATGAAATGTGTTAAAGTAATAATTATACTGTATTGGTGAATACTTGTGAAGGGCATCATAACGTGAGTGTCCGTGACAGAAGACTGGAGCACATATGGATGGGAAGGACGAGGGAGGCTCCGAGATATCCACAACATTTACTGCCATTCTTGATGTAAATCAATAATATGTATGATGCTGTTTACTAATACCTTAGCCCATCagtgaaaaaaaataacatttaattacaataatgtataagcacacactcacgcacactcacacacacacacacacacgcaaacacacgtacgcacacacacaaataacataTTCATGTATGTCTGCATGAgaggacattttatacaaaaTATTTTCCATCTGTGAGCAAACGTGGCTAAAGTGTACACCTGGCTACTATTTTTGTTCCAAAAACTTAATCCGAAATGTGTCCTTTCGAAAGAAGAAAGAAGCACAGTGACCTTCAATCGGTTCCAGTATTCAGTTCATTATCTAGATGCAgactgccctctgctggtgaGAAGATATAACAGCAAACCTAAATGCTAATAGCCACACCGTCCACAATGCTGTGACAGCACAAACTATTATTAGCAGGAACCGTCACCTATTGGggtatttctatttctatttctctctctctctctctctctctctctctctctctctctctctctctctctctctctctctctctctctctctctctctctctctctctctctctcctctctctctctctctctctctctctctctctctctctctctctctctctctctctctctctctctctctctctctctctctctctctctctctctctctctctctctctctctctctctctctctctctctctcgtcaagTAGGCCCACTAAACGCAAAATAATAAGGCGACATAGAGTTGGAGCTggttagcttttttttttattagcatTGAAGGATGAATACACTTTCAAACATTCCAATGACATTTTGTCACGATGTTCATTTTAATAAGGAGTGGAAATAAGCGAGTCAGCAAACTAATAATTTACACCACTGAAAGGCCTAATTGTACTGTAAGGACATCCTTCAACAAAAACCTACACCATGCCTGTCTCCACCCATAAAAGATAACGATATGATACAATATACTACTTGGTAATATTATTTGTCATGGacttcaaaaaagaaaaaacaagaagCTTTAAGTGATGATTTGTTCGAAGCTCTAGCCTAAGTGTTGCGTATTCGTATTGACGACTGCCCCTCGCCAGTGCATCCTCGTCACAAAACTAGCAGAGAAATCCTCCATGTTATGCACGCGCCACGCGTTCAGGCCTCAGACCTGGGAACTGGCCCACAGAAAGTCAAGTGTACAGGGGGACAAGATCAAGCCAATTGTCAATTTATAACTGGTTTACCTGTTGTTTTTGCTGATTTTAACCATAATATATCTTGTTTGAACTTATATAGTAGAGGATAATGGCATAAATTACAAACAAAAAGGCCTTCCGTATATTTGTCTAAAGGCTTtgattttttgttattgttttttgcgAGAGGGCTATTGAACAGAAGGGAATGCATTTCATGAATCCAGCTCTTTCTATTGACTCAACAATTCATCAGCATATACAATTGTAAACTTTgctgtgggtttgtttgttttacattgTAGTCGTTGTATGGCATTATTAGTGTGTAGAACGAGGCTTTAGTAATCTAAAAATAGGAGCAAAACAAAGGACGCCTTTGAGCCTTATAGACAAAATGGAGGATATCTTCTTCCTGGTTTCACTGGTTTTCTGCCCATGGCGAACGCCACGTGGGCCCAGGTCAAAAGAGGGGGTAAGGGTTACATTTTTGCCGGGGGTAGGAAAATAACTAAAGATGGGAGGGACAGATTCTGTAAAAGAGTAAAAAGGGATATGggtggcgtgggggggggggatgtatgcATGTTGATGTAAGAGCGGTCTCATCATTATTCTCTATGTGTACTGTATAAACTATTAACAGGGGAGAgcaacatgtgtgtgcataatggAAGTAggtgggtatgtttgtgtgagcggGGGTCCTCCCCCTCTACCAATTGCCTGGACACAGCTCTGTTCTTCCGGCCGGGTTGTTTGACTCCATCCCTGGTTGCTGCTCTGacttcttaccccccccccccccccccccttgggtaGTGGGATAGGTGTCCCCCACTCTCTCACCAACTCCCTGGTCGCTCGGAACTAAACTCTCAATCGATGATCCGTCATGACAACACAATGCAAtgattgtgtatatatatatatatatacatatatatatacacatatatatatatatttatatactgcCATTACACACCAAGGCACGGCCTGCCCTTATTAGTTTGAAACGTTTGACGTTTCCTAGACCTGCGCGGGGTGGAAAACCAGTTGGTTCAGTTGCAACACGTCGCATACTCTCCAGTatgcaacaataacaacagccACAACTACAACAATCTCCATTTGACGAACAGACGAGTCATCGTCTGCGGCAGGTGTTTCCGCAGCCACGTACGTTAGTTATTAGTTAGGGAGTGGATAAATGAATGGATTACATTTTACTGACTTAACAcacaaaacagccaagaaaggGGTTCCTCAGGACCAATAGATGCAGACCACTGAACCAGCTGactcagggggggaggggagggtcttGATTCAGTTCCCCACCACGGGCACGGCCTCAAGGGTCTCCATGTTGTCTCTGGACCACTTGTTGGCCAAGATAGCTCCACCACAATAGGTACTTCTTTGGGGttccttttcattttctttgtaaCTGAAGAATCGTCATTATATTATTAGGCTTCGAGGGAGGGTGGATAGGGGAAACGCTGTGGCGGTTGGCTGCCCGGCATTCTGTGCATCCTTCCTTCTGGGAACAAACACCACTGAAGTATTTCAGACATGGCCACGTGTTAAAATCAGGGGCAGATACACACTGTGactcatttgttttctttttctagGCTTGATCTTTAGTGCCACAGCATAACGTATGCTCGGTCATCATGCACAGTTTTCGCTTTGTTTGTGGTGCTTATGATGCCTGCCTTGATTATAGTAGGACTATTATGTCTGACTTTCTGACTGGTGAGCTGAGTTGAGTTCGCAAGGGCCAGCGTGAGTCTGGATGGTTAAtgacacacaatgcacacatacaacgcACAACATATTTATTGAACatttatacagtatatgtaccgTTTTGCAACATCAACAGTATTGCAAGAAACTAGGTTATGGGTGAGTTACTTTTTATATTACCATTGGTTTACCGATATTCCTCTGATACCGGAAACAGTATAAGACAGTATTAAAAGCATGCATCCTAAATACTACAGTAGCTGCTGGTTTTATGACAAAATTCACATGCCTCAAAAGCAAGCCTGCAGTACAAACCAATACTTCCTACCAAGTCACAAGCCTGATAGAATATAGAAACACAGCAAGAGCGTTCCAAACGGCAAGTTTGCTTCCTACTCCTTGTTGTGCCTTGTTTTTATTTGGGTGCTTCAATATCGCCATGGCAGCCAGGTCCACAAACAATAGCAACAATAAACACTATATTTTGTATCCATCCATTTGTACGTTCCAAGGGACTAAGTGTCTCTTTGTTTGTCTACCAAAACTTGATCAAGCCAAGtcttcaaactctctctctatgccatCTTAAACCTCAAGCAAATATTTGAATAAGGGATAACATTTCATTCAGAATTTCACAAACTATCTTGAGTAATGGTGTGGGTTAAtgggtgtatttgtgtaaaACACGGCAGTTATTCAagatgggaggggttgaggCTATCTCAACAATATTCAGTATGTGAACACAAATGTTACGCAAAGGTAAAAGTATCAAAAACAAAGTCCTCAAAACCATTGTGTTTAATTcattgaataaataataataataataataataataataatgataatagttATGACGAAATAGCCATGACGATTCTGAAAACTGTTCTGGTCTATGATTGTTATATACTTTTGTCTATGCCTTCACATCATCTTCCGTCTTGCAATGATGAATGATTTGTAGTGCCAAGGTGTAAAACTTGCGTGTCGTTTGTCCTGTGTAAACAATACATCAATACTtagccaaataaataaataatgactgcattaaggtatatatatataaacatatatacatacatatggaGAGCTTAAAGATTTCCAAAAGGGCAAAGCTATTGGTTATATTGCATCTTTGGAGTGGGGCGATATATTGAAATAAAGCCCGGACACATTTTCATTGTCCAATTAGATAATTTCCCCGGTTCGCCCATCATTCCGTTGGCATGCCTGTAAAATTGTGCCGTGATCCTCGACATTACGCATGTAGGTGCTTTTAACCACATAAGGGTTTCCTCTGGTTTCCCCCTTTTCATATGTACTGTAGCAGCAGGCGAATCTAGCTAGCGTCGACGTGTTTGCTCGTTTGAGTCTTTGTTTAAGTATATACCTCTCTGTCAACGCCATCCGTTATGACCGGGCAAGGAGGCAAATGCTTGGTTGATAACAAGTTTTTCGGTTGTTTATTTCGTTTTTGGTTCAACCTGGTGCTgaataaacacatttaaaaataaacaaacaaaaaggtgCTACTGCAACCAGTGGGCCGTGGACTCCACTTTGTGGCTCCAGTGGTGCGCAGCCATCCCCCAGGTGGACTGAAAAGGCCCCTGGCTCCAAAAGCTTGCAGAAACCCCGCGCTCGGGACATTTAGCAACTCAATTCTACACTGTTTACAACAGAACTCAAATACTCAATGGtgccgctttttttttttcaaccaaacacaaactcacacacacacatacacatacacaatggACACGCAACAGATGTGTATCTTTCATGTGATGTTAATCAtgatcttttattttttctctttttttattattcttttgttttagttttactTTGATTCAATCTGCACTAGGACTTCTTTTTTCGGAGGGGGTGAAACGTAACGCGTCAAAGAAGCATTATTTTGGCAAAAACTCTCAGAAGCACAAAAGTGCTTCTGAGAACGGAATTATTATTGAGAACGAGCATAGGACGTAATTGCTGTGTTGTAAATTCCTGTCATCTCTCTATGTCTTTAACTTgtgtgtatctatttttgttgttaCTGTGGAATTGGCTGTAATATTTTGTTAAAATGCATTTGATATTCCAATGAAGCGAGTACGGTTGTTATATTAATTGCTGCTGGTTTTTGAAATTGTTCGAGCAAAAAGGTGTTGGGAAATATTGCTTTGTTAAATATTCAATCAATTTCTAGATTGTGTTAGCTTGTTGGTGTATTTTACAAATCTAATACTCCCTAGACTATATGATTTATCTGGGCTACTCAGTTGGCAAATTGCAGTACGCAAACAATTTGCTACAATCTGTAGcatatcaataaaaatgtactctATACAACCATGTTGTGATTGAGAACATAAAATAAAGAATtatttctttgttgttgttaaatataaaatgtaagCAAATTGTTCCACGGAACTAGCATTCttcgaagaaaaaaaaaagagcaaaacTGATGTCCAGTATTGTACTTAACCCCTATTTCTGGGAACAATATGAATATTATTGATAACATGGTGCTAAAGTTATTTTGTATGTTTTGGTTTTTAGATGAAAACAGAAATATTAAGcgaaaaatgtaatgttaagcCTTACTGTAGATTATTATATCAGACTGTTCAAACAGAAgagaacaaaataaatatagtctttgaaagtgcaatgtgtaccagtattgtatttatttcagATTATTTCTGggcaaaaatatataatatcatatcaaCCCAATTAATAAATGATTATCTCTCCAATCTCCCTGCTATGGTGTTAGCCTACATCAATTTCCAAACTAGGATTATCATTAGTTATACAAATGAATAAATTGATGCAAGAAATGAATGGCAGATGGATGAaagaatggatggatgataTATGTCTACAAACGAAAGTATAAGAAAAAGACCAATGTATGAATTAAAATGTCCCCCATGTGTGCCTCTTCATAGGTATAACGAAGGGGTGTATATGGATATTAACCTGGAAAATGTATCAAccttattatttcatttttaccCTACACTATCAATCGAactgcagtaggcctatatacaagCATAAGGTTAATATTGGGCAGATGGAAGTATACCAGTACGATGCTCTTACACACGTCATGGCACACGGACCCATGGATAAGATAATAATAGGCGACGAGAGTGCTCATCACTTGTTGATTTGCGTGTCCCCTGCCAAAATAGACGCGCAAAGCATGCTGGGTCACACTGTAGTTCAACGCCCAAAATGGCGATAGTGTTAAAAAGTTAAAAATGTTACGCCCGAGTTATTTATTCTTCTCCACCAGTTCGTTTTGCTGATATTGATACTCCGTCTGAACACAGTGTGCCCACTCCTTAAATACCAAAGTGTGTGTCTTGTTTAATAACGATGTCAAATTCCATCTTAAATTCCCTGCGTGTAAGCCAACCCATCCCAGGAGCTATGCTAGGCTAGCCAGCAGGCTAACCAAGCCCTTTTCCATAAAGTTGTCAGAGGATGACAATCAGTAATGTGTGCTCTCGAAAGATCTCCTTATGTTGATGTGAATATGACGAGGACAACGTTGCCGTAGTAGATATGGAAGAGGAtgtaaaaaaagttaaaaaggtAAGTAGGGGATTACCTTATGAATTATTTGACTTCCTAGCTTGCTAACAGGATTCAGTACTTGCTGTATTATTACAGTGTACTACCTGTGTATACGATAATATATGTCTCCGCTGCTTCAAACACAGTTCAGCTCGTGGTGTATAGGCTACTTTCTGAAAGTAGCAACTTGTTTATGATTTGTACAGCTCAGGTTATTAGATCTCAAATATTTGGCAGTTTACGCCCCCTAAATCGATTATAAAATGGACACATTAATGCGCTTGGAGTTAATCCTAACTTAATTCAGATTTACAAATATACACGTCAAAGGTATATAAGTAATTTACTTTATGTGTTCACTTTGTAAACTACTGTAATCTATAACatatacattatttattaaaaCTTGCAGTGTCTATCGTGAAACATaaagcaaacacacatcatCTCTGTTTTCTATCTCCGCTTTCATTCTGGACTCCATAGCTTAATTTAATAAGTGTTAATGAGTATGTCAACATTTTATGAAAGCACACCATGCATtatcacaatacaatacaaaccaTTGTTCCATTACAGATCATATATCTGCTGCAAGATCTGCTTGTCAACATTGTAGTCGGGATATCCTGACGTTTCCTGACGTTATCCTGTAGTTTTATGGTTTGTGGATGATGGAGAAATTCTTAACTCGTCATTCAAATTACTTGGAAGCGCACCTCAAGATAAAATATAGCATCATGCTTGGTTCATATGAAGCGTTACCTGGTTGGCCAAATGTGCTCTGCAGAGCCTTGTGGAGGGTTTCATGACAGTAATCAATAGATCTCAACAGGCTACTATGAGATATCAATTTATGTTGTTAGCATTTCATGCAATATTGCTCTCTACCACTTTGGGGCGCCATTGGATCGTAGCCAATGTAGACACCTATTTTATAACCTATTTGTAACGTTTGTTATAATTCATAGCCATTCAAATACAGGCTGACTCCCATTTATAGAGAAATATTCTTACTTTGTTATGTTAAACACACTGCTTGTAAGGCTTTTTTCACGTGAATGTGGGGGAGAAAAAAACCTTAGTTTTGGTGTATCATCAGTTTGACTTCACTTTGTTAAGATAACTAGCTTAGCTGTAGCTGTTCTGAgtcatgttattttttaaaacacgtATTTGATGAGAGCACACTTGCCTATGTTTTCCTTTGTCCAGCACTGGCAAGAACTAAACCATGGGATCCTGGTGCTTTTGAGTTTATTTCCAGTGTTTTCTCCGGTTGGAAAGTTAGAACGTCTTCAGTTACCTCCCTGTTCATCATCTTCAGTGTGCAAAGCCAAATTCCATAGAGAAAATAAACTGGTGCTGGGCTTCCTGTGGCCAGACTGTCCAGAGAGCTACCTGTGCTTGCTGTTCTCTGCCGGTTCCCGAGAGAAGGCCCATGAAATGTTAATGCACCTCTCTGTTACCACCAGCAGCCACCAGAAACGAAAAACTGCTGAATAATGTATTGGGACTGCGTGGTGTACCGGTCCACAATACGAGATCATTTATCAAAGATTGTGTGGACACTTTAAAGGGAAAAAATCCCTAATAGGccactgaaaataaatacaaatacaattgttcAGATTGAGTGAAGTCCACATTATGAGCCCATATGTATCTTGTCggatgtgtttctgtttttgcaGTCAATGCAAGTTAAACTTGTGCAAATATTGACCACCAGTGTAATCACAGGAAGTAAGTGGTTGGCCCTTTCCGGTTCTGGATTCTCTTTAGAGTCAGAGGTGctcctctctgagtgtgtgcatttgtgcatgtgtagaagccgcacacacacacaaagcaatacACCAAGTTCATACGCCCCTCGTCCTCCCCAGTTAGCAACCGTTGCTAAGGCTGCTAGTGACTTGAGACAACAGGTGACAGACGTAGTGTGGCTGACGTGAGGGGAGGAATGCGTCCACCCACAACGTCTCTCGCATCAACTCTGCGTCCCGTTAAGTAGCCACATCAGTCAGATCACATGGATTACGAGGTaatttttgctgtttttcataCGCTATGGATGTGAAggcatgttttgttttacatgCTGTTTCTATGGAGGAATTGAGATCCTTTCATTTTTGAGCGCAAGCTGATAATAAGGAGTGCAATTTAATATGCAAGTTGA
Encoded proteins:
- the xkr6b gene encoding XK-related protein 6b, giving the protein MAAKSDGGRGVVTGFAQLHNLDEVVGEDDLRRDGSSFHICHCCNTSSCYWGCRSACLHYLRGKGKGGDAPGQTPQPPPPPQQRLWLDCLWIVLALLVFFWDVGTDLWLAVDYYHQRNFLWSGLTLFFVLVPSVLVQILSFRWFVQDYTGGGLGSVEGLSRRATASLQRDRCCLLSVWVWQSFIHIFQMGQVWRYIRTMYLGIQSHRQKENQRRFYWAMMYEYADVNMLRLLETFLESAPQLVLQLCIMIQSNKAERLQCVCAVSSLLSLAWVLASYHKLLRDSRDDQKSMSYRGALVHLFWRLFTISSRVLSFALFASVFHIYFGIFVVVHWCAMAFWVVHGGTHFCMSKWEEVLFNMVVAVVYVFCWFNVREGRTRLRMVAYYTLVLLENAVLSTLWYAYRDPTTTDAYASSALCGVFLCFASGVACMVLYYGVLHPMGPRLRVLASSCCAELLWGLPLPPEAEPMAPTPGPRHGSQATPTRGLAGEYSESDESAADTCLPVFQVRSTEPVDAAGRPIQLEGPLIKIDMPRKRYPAWDAHFVDRRLRRTINVLQYISPNAVGIRYRDGPLLYELLQYESSL